The genomic window CAGGCGGTTGCGGAACTCCGGGGTGAAGCTCTTCTTGATCACTTCCATGGCATCGGTGGAGTGGTCCTGCTGCGTGAAGCCGATGGAGGCCCGCGCCGCGGTTTCCGCGCCAGCGTTGGTGGTCATGATCAGGATGACGTTGCGGAAGTCCGCCTTGCGCCCGTTGTTATCGGTCAGGGTGCCGTGGTCCATCACCTGCAGCAGCAGGTTGAAGACTTCCGGGTGCGCCTTCTCGATCTCATCCAGCAGCAGCACGCAGTGCGGCGTCTTGGTAATGGCCTCGGTGAGCAGGCCGCCCTGGTCGAAACCGACGTAGCCCGGAGGCGCGCCGATCAGACGGGACACGGTATGCCGCTCCATGTACTCGGACATGTCGAAGCGCACCAACTCCACGCCCAGCGCCTTGGCCAACTGTCGCGCCACCTCGGTCTTGCCCACCCCGGTCGGGCCGGAGAACAGGAAGGAACCCACGGGCTTGTCCGGCGACTTCAGGCCGGCGCGTGACAGCTTGATGGCGGTGGACAGCGACTCGATGGCCGCCGCCTGGCCGAACACGGTCAGCTTCAGGTCGCGTTCCAGGTTACGCAGCAGCTCCTTGTCGGAACTGGAGACGTGCTTGGGCGGAATCCGCGCGATCTTCGCGACGATGTCCTCGACCTGCGGCACTTCGATGCGCTTCACGCGCTTCTCTTCCGGTTGCAGGCGCTGGTATGCACCCGCCTCGTCGATGACGTCGATGGCCTTGTCCGGCATGTGCCGGTCGTTGATGTAGCGGGCGGCCAGCTCGGCGGCGGCGCGCAGCGCTTCATCGCTGTACTCGATGTGGTGGTGCTGCTCGAAGCGCGGCTTCAGGCCCTTCAGGATGCCAAAGGTGTCCTCGACGGACGGTTCGGTGACGTCGACCTTCTGGAAGCGACGAGCCAGCGCGCGATCCTTCTCGAAGATGCCGCGGAATTCCTGGAAGGTGGTCGAACCGATGCAGCGGATCTCACCGGACGACAGCAGCGGCTTGAGCAGGTTGGACGCATCCATCACCCCGCCCGATGCCGCGCCGGCGCCGATGATGGTGTGGATTTCGTCGATGAACAACACGGCATGCGGCCGCTTGCGCAGTTCGTTGAGCAGCGCCTTGAAGCGCTTCTCGAAGTCGCCGCGGTACTTGGTGCCGGCCAGCAGCGCGCCCAGGTCCAGGGAGTAGACGACGCTGTCGGACAACAGATCCGGCACCTGGCCGTCGACGATGCGCTTGGCCAGGCCTTCGGCGATGGCGGTCTTGCCCACGCCAGCCTCACCCACCAGCAGCGGGTTGTTCTTGCGCCGACGGGCGAGGATCTGCGCGACACGCTCGACTTCCGACTCGCGGCCGACCAGCGGATCGATACGCCCCTGGCGCGCCAGGTCGTTCAGGTTGCTGGCATAGGCATCCAGCGGATGACTGGAGGTGGACGACTCGCCGCCCTCCTCGTCCTGCATCTCCTGCTCGCTGTCCGGGTGCTCGGCATGGCCGGGCACCTTGGAGATGCCGTGGGCGATGTAGTTGACCACGTCGATGCGGGCGACGCTCTGCTGCTTGAGCAGGAACACCGCCTGGCTCTCCTGCTCGCTGAAGATGGCGACCAGCACATTGGCGCCGGTGACTTCACGCTTGCCGGAACTCTGCACGTGGAATACGGCACGCTGCAGGACACGCTGGAAGCCCAGGGTCGGCTGGGTTTCGCGTTCCTCGTCGTGCTGAGGGATCAGCGGCGTCGTGGAATCGATGAACTCCTGCAGGTCTCGCCGCAGCTTGTCCAGATTCGCACCGCACGCCTTCAGAACCGTCGCGGCAGCCTCGTTATCCAGAAGCGCCAACAGCAAGTGCTCAACGGTCATGAACTCATGCCGCTTCGCCCGCGCCTCCTTGAAGGCGAGATTGAGGGTGACTTCGAGCTCTCGATTCAACATGACTTCACCTCGCTCCCAAACATCCGCATCAACCTTCTATCTCAATTTCGCACAACAGTGGATGTTGGCTCTCCCTCGCATATTGATTGACCTGCATGGCTTTGGTTTCCGCGACATCGCGGGTAAAGGTCCCGCAGTTCGCCTTGCCCTGGGTATGCACAGTCAACATGACCTTGGTTGCCTGCTCGCGGTTCATGTTGAAGTACAGCTCCAGCACCTCAACCACGAAATCCATCGGGGTGTAATCATCGTTGAACATGATGACCCGATACATGGACGGCGCCTTGAGGGCTGGTTTGGCTTCTTCAACCGCCAGCCCCGTCCCGTCGTCTTCCATTGGATCCGGGCGGTCCTGATTGAATGTTAGTCGAATCTGGCTACTTGCATGCATGCTGGAATAAAAGCTTTGCGAGTGGGTGAATGAGTGGGCCGGTTGGAGTTTGAATCGCCTCTCAGGCCCAGACGACGCCGCCTTGACTAACGGCAAAAGGGTGTTACAACCAAAGGATACCCCCCGGAGGGTATCAGGAGTTCCGGACGCCAGTCTTTACAAAAAGGCATAGCGGAATAGTAGTGGATGATACTCCAGCGATGGAGTC from Pseudomonas sp. GCEP-101 includes these protein-coding regions:
- the clpS gene encoding ATP-dependent Clp protease adapter ClpS → MHASSQIRLTFNQDRPDPMEDDGTGLAVEEAKPALKAPSMYRVIMFNDDYTPMDFVVEVLELYFNMNREQATKVMLTVHTQGKANCGTFTRDVAETKAMQVNQYARESQHPLLCEIEIEG
- the clpA gene encoding ATP-dependent Clp protease ATP-binding subunit ClpA, whose translation is MLNRELEVTLNLAFKEARAKRHEFMTVEHLLLALLDNEAAATVLKACGANLDKLRRDLQEFIDSTTPLIPQHDEERETQPTLGFQRVLQRAVFHVQSSGKREVTGANVLVAIFSEQESQAVFLLKQQSVARIDVVNYIAHGISKVPGHAEHPDSEQEMQDEEGGESSTSSHPLDAYASNLNDLARQGRIDPLVGRESEVERVAQILARRRKNNPLLVGEAGVGKTAIAEGLAKRIVDGQVPDLLSDSVVYSLDLGALLAGTKYRGDFEKRFKALLNELRKRPHAVLFIDEIHTIIGAGAASGGVMDASNLLKPLLSSGEIRCIGSTTFQEFRGIFEKDRALARRFQKVDVTEPSVEDTFGILKGLKPRFEQHHHIEYSDEALRAAAELAARYINDRHMPDKAIDVIDEAGAYQRLQPEEKRVKRIEVPQVEDIVAKIARIPPKHVSSSDKELLRNLERDLKLTVFGQAAAIESLSTAIKLSRAGLKSPDKPVGSFLFSGPTGVGKTEVARQLAKALGVELVRFDMSEYMERHTVSRLIGAPPGYVGFDQGGLLTEAITKTPHCVLLLDEIEKAHPEVFNLLLQVMDHGTLTDNNGRKADFRNVILIMTTNAGAETAARASIGFTQQDHSTDAMEVIKKSFTPEFRNRLDTIIQFGRLSHETIKSIVDKFLTELQAQLEDKHVQIEVSDAARGWLADKGYDPQMGARPMARLIQDKIKRPLAEEILFGELAEHGGVAHVDLKDGELAFEFEVIAAEPA